A window of the Acidobacteriota bacterium genome harbors these coding sequences:
- a CDS encoding RidA family protein codes for MQYHHTDEAPKAIGPYSQAVSRGMILATSGQIPIDPTTNQMVEGSFEDKARRVFENLAAVLRSAGADFSDVIRATVYLTDLADFEVLNRVFEEYFGHHKPSRSTVGVAQLPKGSPVEVDLLAVVGDRRS; via the coding sequence ATGCAATATCACCACACCGATGAGGCTCCGAAGGCCATCGGACCGTATTCTCAGGCAGTGAGCAGAGGGATGATCCTCGCGACCTCGGGTCAGATTCCGATAGATCCGACGACCAACCAGATGGTGGAAGGCTCGTTCGAAGATAAGGCGAGACGCGTGTTCGAGAATCTCGCTGCTGTGCTTCGTTCCGCTGGTGCTGATTTCAGCGACGTGATCCGGGCCACGGTTTATCTCACCGACCTCGCCGATTTCGAAGTTTTGAATCGAGTTTTCGAGGAGTACTTCGGCCACCACAAGCCGTCGAGATCGACCGTGGGTGTGGCACAGCTTCCAAAGGGATCGCCCGTCGAGGTGGATCTGCTGGCGGTGGTGGGGGACCGGAGGAGCTGA
- a CDS encoding matrixin family metalloprotease: protein MRSSRSSGLLVLTAFALTLPATAATRLTYEINGKNRPISWAQPSVPWSPATNLTADTGVLRRSFDAWSSIDSGLRFREATPSSAAPGRDGVNLVTLADDLRATSGFLAFTTAWFDDDGRVEEADIQIDREAAGLGLEQLLVHEIGHFSGLDHSGVIGSAMFPFVATDRPLKLDTDDVIAIRSIYPSTSAKTADGVIRGTVRSSSGPVWGAHVVATDARGHTVATTLSGQDGAYSIGPLASGSYRLFAEPMDGPVSRSNFSGVWQRAGTDEFTTRFEVTEVRVGPGQTSDVPIVVAAVSPALNPRWIGTFETGAGQLALNSMAATVKPGAEINLAVGGDGFESNTTTFEVASPDLERISGFTWGSSWVAATFRVAPNAEPASLSVTVINGAERASLTGSIRIDGEPSDDPPPTRRRATSRG, encoded by the coding sequence ATGAGATCTTCTCGATCCTCCGGGCTGCTCGTACTGACCGCTTTCGCTCTGACCCTGCCCGCCACCGCCGCAACCCGTCTCACCTACGAGATCAATGGCAAGAACCGGCCCATCTCATGGGCTCAGCCGTCGGTGCCCTGGTCGCCCGCGACAAACCTGACGGCCGATACCGGCGTTCTGCGACGATCGTTCGACGCCTGGAGCTCGATCGATTCCGGGCTTCGATTCCGTGAAGCCACGCCATCATCCGCCGCACCCGGTCGGGACGGCGTCAACCTCGTCACCCTCGCCGACGATCTCCGGGCCACCAGCGGCTTTCTCGCGTTCACCACCGCGTGGTTCGACGACGACGGCCGAGTCGAAGAGGCCGACATCCAGATCGATCGCGAAGCGGCAGGTCTCGGACTCGAGCAGCTTCTCGTTCACGAGATCGGTCACTTCTCCGGGCTCGATCACTCCGGCGTGATCGGTTCCGCGATGTTTCCCTTCGTCGCGACCGACCGGCCGCTCAAGCTCGACACCGACGACGTCATCGCAATCCGGTCGATCTATCCCTCCACCTCCGCAAAGACTGCCGACGGTGTCATACGAGGAACCGTGCGCAGCTCGTCCGGGCCAGTCTGGGGAGCACATGTCGTCGCAACCGATGCGCGAGGCCATACCGTTGCCACGACCCTGTCCGGCCAGGACGGCGCCTACTCGATCGGGCCTCTGGCAAGCGGCTCGTACCGATTGTTCGCCGAGCCGATGGACGGACCGGTGAGCCGGAGCAACTTTTCCGGAGTCTGGCAGCGCGCCGGAACGGACGAATTCACGACCCGGTTCGAAGTGACCGAAGTCCGTGTCGGACCCGGACAGACCAGCGACGTACCGATCGTCGTCGCCGCCGTGTCTCCGGCTCTCAATCCGCGATGGATCGGTACGTTCGAAACCGGAGCCGGACAGCTCGCTCTCAATTCGATGGCCGCTACCGTGAAGCCAGGTGCCGAGATCAACCTGGCGGTCGGGGGCGACGGATTCGAGAGCAACACGACGACCTTCGAGGTCGCGTCACCCGATCTCGAACGCATTTCCGGGTTCACCTGGGGATCGAGCTGGGTGGCGGCAACCTTTCGCGTCGCCCCCAACGCCGAGCCGGCGTCGCTCAGCGTCACGGTGATCAATGGAGCCGAACGAGCGTCGCTGACCGGATCGATCCGAATCGACGGCGAGCCTTCGGACGATCCCCCGCCTACCCGACGCCGGGCCACGAGCCGAGGCTGA
- a CDS encoding cell division protein ZapA produces the protein MSTQKTVKIEIYGETYNVRGEGDPEYLARLGKLVDDRMHEIASRLSTVDVKKLAILAALNIADEYSRKRDEQEAAMEHWMERTEKMMIQLDGELESSSDKRV, from the coding sequence ATGTCCACACAGAAGACGGTAAAAATAGAGATTTACGGAGAAACATACAATGTTCGCGGGGAGGGTGATCCGGAATATCTGGCGAGGCTTGGAAAGCTCGTCGATGACCGGATGCACGAGATCGCTTCCCGGCTTTCGACCGTCGACGTGAAGAAACTCGCGATTCTGGCAGCGCTCAATATCGCGGACGAATATTCACGGAAGCGGGACGAGCAGGAAGCGGCCATGGAGCATTGGATGGAACGTACGGAAAAGATGATGATTCAGCTCGATGGCGAGCTGGAGTCATCGAGCGACAAGCGAGTTTGA